The Arachis ipaensis cultivar K30076 chromosome B07, Araip1.1, whole genome shotgun sequence genomic interval tagtcatttttcACATTAATCTTCATTTACATAAtccttcttcaattcagagatccctaaTACTATTtatactccatccaacctctctgcagccaccccctcgccactctcccttctcaccgcatcgtcacacctcacccTCACCGCGTCGTGCTTTCTATTTGCAGCAttccttttcgtaactctgccGTCATGTCCATTCTCCTCTTTGTTGCCGCGTCTCCCACCTCATCCACTGCTTTGTCCTTTGGCTCGTCGTTGCGTCCCCCCTACtgtgtcatttagactttttaTATAAAATCTTGTTGTTTTTGTATATGATGGATACTTGCAACTCTAATCATATGAaagttaataattagttagaactatctgATAGATGGGAAATGGGGTCCCGCGGAAAATGAGACCCGTGGAaaatggggatggggagcaatattTCCCCATGGCGGGGAATGTGGACGGGGATGGAGAGCAAATCTGAGGACAGGGATGAAGAGCAAATCTGAGGGCAGGaatggggagcagggaggcatcccccgcccccaCCCTACCCCGTTGGCATCCCTAGTATTTTATGCTAGCATATATTCCAAGCTCAATAAACACTAGTTATAAAAGTATTTACATATTACTTATCAAAGGAAGTTTCTTACAAGAATAAAATGGACTCAAAAGTCAAAATGTGTTTCTATAGGATCATTTTTAGGATTTTATCACATGTAACCATCGTAGTAGTTAGAATctcgatttaactcttaaaatctttTGATATTACAATTTTGAATGAGTTAATCGATTTTAAAAAATCTCGACTAATTCGGATGATTTTACAATTTAAATATCGTTACGATTTTAATATTCTACCTTGCCTGTAACAACTCTTGTTTGCAATTTCACTTTACATCCTTGCTTCCCTTTATTCTACTATGGACAGAAAGCCGGAAAAGGAGACAGAAAACTCTGAAGAACTTGTGCCTTTACTCTCCAGAAACCACCACCATTGGTCCCTTGGTGGACCCTCTTTCAGGGAGTTTGGTGGTGTCAATCACGTGTAGTTTGTTTATACTTGTACCCTTTTTAGGAACTAGATTCCATTTCACAAGATGACTAAGAACATAAAGTGTAACAAACCAGAAACTAAGAAGTGTCATTGGTCTAGTTCCTTGCTATTTTATCCATTTCGTGGATTCTAAGGATACATAGGAGTAGATGGGGACAACTTGGAACTAGTAAGTGAAAGTGTTTGATCATGTAATGTAATTAGATATTTGTGTTTTAAAAAGCTAATTAAGATAACAAAtgaatatattaaatatttttgttaatacaACATTATATGATATGCAAAACTTTTGTTTGAAGTTTGTACTAACAGTGTATAAAAATTAAATCCTAATTCATATGGGATATAATAATTTCATTCGATTCACATGGCCGACCACAGTTGATCAAAGAaaactttatttttgtttatcatGGCTATGTAAAGTAGTTACAAAAACAATTCTGATACTTGAAATCATTTATcatctaaattaatattaaaaatataatcaacTTTTCATTCCATATTTCCATTCATATTCATCTTCAAAAGAGGAAGAATGAAGATAGCTGAAAGCATATACCAGTTATGTCACCAAATATGGGTAGCTCATACTTCATAGCTTCCATCAAGGATTGGTATTTGTTACATACAAGACTGCATACTATTATTAGTAAATATAATACAAAAGAACAAAACATGATGCAACTCAATTGGATTATAGGTATAAGCTACTATTTAAAATAAAGCTCAAGAAGCTTCTTGAAAGTGTCAAATACACTTGTGAAGGGATTAAGTGCAATAGGGGCCTTAAGTTCAAGATCAGGAAACTGGTTTATTAGTGCCTGCTGCATTCCAGGCATGGACATCATAGCTGCCAGCTGACTGTTCGACATTACTTCGCAATCTTGAGGCGTGTCTTTGATCTTGCTtgaatcatatccaaagttttccAAGTAAGCTTTGTACTTCTCTATGAATTCAGGTCCAGGGTTAGGTGTTCTTGAGTATATCTGTAGTATTCAAAACCGGAAAATGAATCCCAATAAAAAAAGATTGACATAACATATAGGGTAAATTACACCGAACTCTACTAAGATTAGGCGATATTAAACATGAATACATGATACGATTCTATTTGGAGTGAATGCTAACCTTTCTGAGATTTAAATTATATGATATTGAGTACTTTTGTTATAAGAGTAGTATAATTTAATATGCAttgctgagacttaagcaatttcTAAGGCATTATTGTTATTTAAGAAATCTGCATTCCTGAGACTTGAGCAATTTCTAAGCATTATTGTTATTTCAGAAAACTCTATTCTACTCAACTAAATAATGATGAAACCAACTTGGTTTGATTGAGTGAGTCCGCTTAAACAAGCGTCGAGACTTCAAATCTCGTCTTAATGTATGTAGCAATCAGTTAGACAATGACAAATCCTTAAATGGAGTTCAGATCCGTGGCAGATTAGTATTTAGCCTCTGAATTCGGATATGTCATGGGAAAACAAATGACGAAAAGTACTTGAAAGGGGCTATATTTATGCAGTTGAGTAATACCTGAACAAAACTAGTGTCCTTTGCTCCTGAAACAAGAGCAAAATTGTCATAATCAGTAGCAATGACATCATAAGGTTCCTTAGGGATGAATGGCAATGTAGGAAAGCGGAGATAGCATTTTTCTTTAATCATTTCCTGCTTCTCTAGGTCAGTTGCATTTTTCTGCAAATCATCTTCTGATAGACATTGAACTCTCCCCCTAATTCCGGTTATATATCCATTAGGGCCTCCATGAACACAAAATGTATCAACTTGAATAGCCTTAGCTTCCCTATCAAATGTATATACACCCTGAAATGTCATTAGTACATAATATCAAGAACTTTATGTATGCCAAAGAAACATAACAACCCAAGTAAATGACAGGTTTGTGTCTAACATGCACTAGAATGTTATCATAATTCATGAATGACATAATTGAACTCATTTCCAATAAACAATCAAAATTGAGAACCTTACGTTCTGTCTATGCCTTAGAATTCAATGATTGTTAATAAGTTAATAATATAATCTTCCTAAATTCCACACCTGAGTACAATGGCAGTCCTCTTGACCTTGACCGGCGAATCCACGTTTAAGCGAAGCTACTTCAAACCATCTTCCTGAATACCTTACAGGATCAAAATTCTTGGCTGTCATACCTCTCATCATCATTAGGTTTGCACCTTTTCCATCAGAATCATTCTCAAAGGGTAGGGCAACTGAATTTTCACTAGCATTGGCAAGCTGACATATATTTTGTTGATGAACAAAATCTGTAGCAACAGACTGTTCATGAAATAAGAAGGTAAATCCACCCTTTTATATGAACTTCAATAAGGCAAAAAATCAAAATGttgaatataaaaaattaaaacatccaAGAGTGAAGTAGCTCCACAAAAAGATTTTAGCAGCTCTAAAACTAAAATCTGAATGCAATCTCATAACAAGAAACCTGAGATGGTGGAGGAGAGAGAAGTATGAAGGAAGCAGCAAGGCCAGATAACAAAACTTTCTTGTTCAGAACCACCTTACTACTCCTCCTCAGCTCCAATGAACACTTCAAATATGCTCCTCTTCCTGTTCCTGAAACCTTCCTGCATCATATGCAACCATAATTTCACCATATTTGGACACACTTCAAATGCACAACACTAAATATTTATATCTTCCATTATAGACAGATGTGGCAATTACACAAACATGTAAGGTGCAACCTTAAAAATTCATAGAGCATATTAAGAATTAACAAGTAAAATTCACTCCACAATTATGGGAAACAAAATCACTAGAATAAATGTTGTTACCAAGATGTAGGAGGATAAGATGAACAGTGAAGTAGATGTGATGATGCTAGAAGAACCTCTACCATGTCTTTGCCTTTCTCACTTCACTCTCTTGTCCCATTTCTCATGATCTTTCTCTTTCTATTCTTCTACTGCTTTTTAGTTTTTAGCAATGTCAAACATCATTTTCCAATGTCTCATTTTCAAACTGGGCCTCCATTTTTCAAAATTGGGCTTTTAAGGCCCAACCTAGGTTTTTAGTTTTTAACAACTTAAGCCTAAACTCTTACACCAAGGAAAAAACCCATTAAACACTTAACCTAACCCAAAGAAAAATTGCCTTTCTTGTAATGTTATGAAACTTGGATTAATGGTCAATAAAAGATATAACTGTATAACCAATTAGAGTGGATCGAGTCTCGTCCGTTTAAATAAGTGTCGGAGGTTCAAATTCCGCGatagacccttaaatggagctcacaTCCGCGACGAATTAATCATTAACATGTTACATGTATTATACTAAcgaaaagataatatgaattaCAGTCAAGGAAGAATTTGAGACATCTATTTTTTAAGGACTAAATTGATGTATATATTatttttcagaaattattttgacTATTAGCCCTATAAAATTATTATGAGTTTgcaccatttaaaaaaaaaataatgtcaATAATGTATGTAcatttgtttatttatgaatgatTAGTGTTAGACATTCACATGTGTGTTTACTAAACAAGATCCAAAGgtaaaaatatgatttcaaaTATTGAATTATGGAACATATTAGGACAATGCATGGTGATGAAGTATGAGTTTATATAAAGTATATATATAATACTTGAATTTGGAGAAAAATTAGTATAAAGGTGAAAAAATATAACACAAATCACAATATATGTTTATAACATGTGATCATGTTTGTGCACAAGCTTTGAAGGACATTAGATTAATGATTGAATTCTAATATAAGAAAATGGAATCTGTTCAAATTTTAGTTCCCAATTGCATTGTTCATGTTGGGTTAAATCAGAGACACGTATTAGGCAGAAACTTTAATTTGTTGGAGAAATTAAATAATGTCCAAACTAACCCTATTTGGCGAAAAGCTTTCAACACAATCGAAAGTTTGTCaagatattaattaattaattaattagttggaTTTGATTTTGTAAATTTAACTGATTTTGTAAATTTAACTAAGTACAGACACTCATGAAAATCTAACTACTTTTGTGAAAAACCAATTGTAGTTAATTAAATGACCATGAGTTACGAGAATCT includes:
- the LOC107609645 gene encoding chloroplastic lipocalin, with the translated sequence MVEVLLASSHLLHCSSYPPTSWKVSGTGRGAYLKCSLELRRSSKVVLNKKVLLSGLAASFILLSPPPSQSVATDFVHQQNICQLANASENSVALPFENDSDGKGANLMMMRGMTAKNFDPVRYSGRWFEVASLKRGFAGQGQEDCHCTQGVYTFDREAKAIQVDTFCVHGGPNGYITGIRGRVQCLSEDDLQKNATDLEKQEMIKEKCYLRFPTLPFIPKEPYDVIATDYDNFALVSGAKDTSFVQIYSRTPNPGPEFIEKYKAYLENFGYDSSKIKDTPQDCEVMSNSQLAAMMSMPGMQQALINQFPDLELKAPIALNPFTSVFDTFKKLLELYFK